The DNA window GCCGGTGGGCTGCCCAGTCCTGCttgagctaacagctaacgtcaGGTTTTTGTTATTAGTTTTTGTCAAgaaacctgaataaataaagttgtttgaaggagatgttttcacagtaatataaaatagataatagagagagaattgtgatttgtttaacttcctaactcTAGCTctaagtgtttgttgttttttaccatggtatctaattgggtatcgagaatcgtggaatttcactggcattggtatcgactactaaatttctggtaacGTGACATCCcgaatatatatacatatatttttagcTCATTTAACCACACAGGAAACCTGCTGTCATGCTAGACTCATATCGGATTAACAGTAGTTGCACAACAGTATCTGAATATATGGACTAGCAAAACAAATGTTGCTCATTTAAGGATGATCTTTGTGACTGAAACTGTCTCTTTCATGGTGTAAatgatatctgtgtgtgtgtgcttttctcTAGGTTGAGGAAAGCACGGTCTTACCTGCCCTTTCTGAAAATGAGCAGTTGATAGAGGATGAACGGCAAAAATATGAGCTGGCAACACAAGAGGTggacaaaaaacaatatttagaggaggtacagtatatatgcagcATTTACGTAAAATAAAACTTCCCCAAAAATGAACTTCATACTACAAATTGGTTCTGTGCTGTGACGTTTGCTTAATGTACGCAAGTGATAATTTCAAAGACATGTTTAAGCTAACATTTCTAAAAGCTTTACCATTTGGTTTCCTCCAGATCAACACAACAGTTTTAGACCTGGATCATATGCACCATTACCACCCAGTCCTTTTTATTGATCGTTCCTGGAACATTTGAAGCTTTAAGTGTTTGGTTGATAAATCCAACTCAGGCTAATGGGCCAAGCGTTTTAACATTTCCATCCACAGCTCAAATATCTCTCATGTTTATCCATCAGGCCTTTGAAGTGGAGGAGCCCGCTGTCGAGGAAGAGTTGGAGGCAGACAAAGGGATTCCACAACCTGAGCCAGAACCTGAgcaaagctcagaaaatcaacatCCTGAAACCTCCATCACTCCAGACCAGGACTCCCTGCTGCCTTCCTCCGACACTGTCTCTGAATTTGCTGCTGAGCTTGAAGACAACTCCAACATCCTTAATCTTGAAGACAACATCCCATATAGGCAAGATATTATTACCTCCAGGcttattttagtctttttttggtcttctttttttcttttcataagaGCAGTTCATTAATCTGTCAGTTATGTGGAAAAATGGCACAATGCAATTGAAATAGCTGCAAAAGTATAACATGGATTGTTGTTTCATTTCAGTGTTTTAGATGATACAGCTGACGTAGCTGCACCTGAGGTCATTGATTCTAACCTTCCTCCAGCTGactttgaagaagaagaagaagaagaagagaacaaCCCATATGACAATGAAAGGTGGGTACAGTTAATTTTGTGCCCTACTTAGTGAGCTAAAAATATCTAAggacgctttcacaagccatagtctgtttggctagtcccgaatcagagtgaaactgATATTTTTGGGTCGTTTTTTGTTtggtctggttcggtttcacggtgcacaaattaaagcgtatcaaataaaaaatataacttgctgaggggcgtgtacgaaagagctaatttgtcttttttgtcttgagagctgccacttctctTCAGGAAATCgcggactttgatatattgttgTCAACGTTTTTTCACtctgcactgatctactgtgcgcacaaatcccttctccagtttatctcgaatgactttataaacatcaTTACTTTTTTgaactttatttagcatattctgtatgctctcttcggcccagatgtcaagcaaacatcagtcagtcctctcccactcatgttaacctgtcgtttacctgtgtccaccGCAGAATTTGGTTATAGTTCAACTTAAAAGACAAATGGGACTCTGACTTaaacaaagctgtttttttttttttttgttgttcccACAGCAATCCTCCAATTGTTCTGGAGAACACTTCCAATGTTCACACTGCAGGTACTAAAACCCTCGCCGACCTGCCTCTGACTTCTCAGACTGAACCCGGCACACAGCATCTGGAGGCCAACGGTTCACACATGCTGAAAGAGCAAGTATGGAGCTCGGTTACCGTGTGaactatttttctctctctaccaAATGAGGTGCCCCAGCTCTGATTTTTCTCATTATCTTTGACAGGACCGGAGCTCCCCTGTTCCCACAGGCCCAGATACCAGCGTGAACACCAAAGACCCCGAGGACATCCCCACTTTTGATGAGTGGACGCGGAAGATGATTGAGGTCGAGAATGAAAAGAGTAAGAATACAAGTTTATCCTTCTAAATTGTGTTAAGATTGATGATCCAGAACAaaacatattgtgtgtgtgtgtgtgtgtgtgtgtgtgtgtgtgtgtgtgtgtgtgtgtgtgtgtgtgtgtgtgtgtgtgtgtgtgtgtgtgtgtgtgtgtgtgtgtgtgtgtgtgtgtgtgtgtgtgtgtgtgtgtgtgtgtgtgtgtgtgtgtgtgtgtgtgtgtgtgtgtgtgtgcgtgcgtgcgtgcgtgcgtgcgtgcgtgcgtgcgtgcgtgcgtgcgtgcgtgcgtgcgtgcgtgcgtgcgtgcgtgcgtgcgtgcgtgcgtgcgtgcgtgcgtgcgtgcgtgcgtgcgtgcgtgcgtgcgtgcgtgcgtgcgtgcgtgcgtgcgtgcgtgcgtgcgtgcgtgcgtgtgtgtgaacaaTTTTTAAAACTCCCCCGTGATTCTTTATTGTGTTTGTCCTCTCAATAGCTCAGTCTACTCATACTTCTAACAACGGGGCTCCGCCTACGGTGAAAAAGGTTCAGAAGAATTTCAATAACTACGCCTCAGTGGAGTGTGGAGCCAAGATCCTTGGCGCTAACCCAGAGGCAAAGGTACTGTACTACATCCTACTGAGGAATCCGCTTCCTCTTTCTGATGTCGACACAATGACGGATACAAATTCGTATTTATTTGTGAATTTGTTCCACACAGAGCACTTCAGCCATATTGAAGGAGAACATGGACCTGTACATGCTAAACCCCTGTAGTAATAAAATCTGGTATGTAGTATGCATGAACCTCCTGCGTTCTATCCACCGATGCAACATTTCTTTTCACCTCCAACTGAAGCCAATTTATTGAAGCCTTGTTTCTCGTTCTGGCGCAGGTTCATCATTGAGCTCTGTGAGCCCATCCAGGTGAAGCAGCTGGACATCGCTAACTTTGAGCTATTCTCTTCTACTCCCAAAGACTTTCTTGTCTCCATCAGTGATAGGTAtgcactagggctgtcccgaatatcATCTTTCGGGCTTCGAAACTTCGATGAGAAATAtgcgaaggtattcgaagctttgcggcgaataatatgaataatgttgtgggattattccttatttcatgggctatttgggggatttaaacattattattacacacatataaaaaacaaaaaaaacaaagcattcaaatactgatttggaggtcgattaccatggcaatggtcgaagcttcaaagctttcGTGTCAGCCATAGTATGCACTGAGGCCACCATACACACAATATCTACCAGTATATTACCAATGTTGATcttttaatgtattcatttttggTAAAAAAACTACAGGCATTTCATTGGAAAAACTGACGGTgaattcacaaagaatggattgcGACCGCTGATAGCACCATGAAATGCGCATCACTTGCAACCGCTATTTGCCCCAAGGTCtgattcacaaaagatattgcGCTAATGGTATTACGCCGAAAACACGCCCATAAAGTTTTGCATCTGGTCGCAATTACCTATGTAGCAAAGTATAGATGTTACCTTTGCGCCAAGAACATAGGCAGAACAatggcagagagaaaaatgacattttcagaCCGTGAGCTACAGGTCCTGACCGACGAGGTGCAGAGGCATTCCTCAAAACTTCAGGCAAGGAATTTGGCATTTAATATGCCAATATCACTTTTAAGTCAGGGCGTGACGCCCCTTTATAAAATGTGCTTCAAttaccaccaactctctgaagacgctaataatttcactgtaactgtgtgCGGCTTTTGGCGCTGATCTTTGTGAACTAGGCTGTTTTTGCAGTGAGGCTTATTTGCATAGAAAGGGGCCAATTTTGTGCCAAATGTCTTCATATTCCCTAATTTAAATACGTGCAAATAGCACAGGAGCGCCGAGACGCTGTTTGCTTGACAGCACAGTCAGGGGTGCTTTgagaattagtttttttttgtcttatttgtgcaggtttagctGCTGCCAAAGCCGcgcaatccttttgtgaattcgCTCCTGTTTGTGGTTCATTATAGAAAACGTATCAGAAATCTAATTTTAATGACCAAAACCTGTTCTGTAATCTTAATCTCCCAGACATTCATATCACTGAACTGACTATGTTGTGCAAATCTACTCCTGCAGATATCCAACAAATAAGTGGCTAAAGCTGGGAACCTTTCACGCCCGGGATGAACGCACAGTCCAGAGCTTCCCATTGGATGAGCATCTTTATGCTAAATATGTGAAGGTGAGTTTTTCTAGTCACACGACCATTGCATCTGTCTCTGTTCAATGCTTAAGTAGTGCAGAGGAATCGCCataatgtcctgatgaaggtgAACATTTAACTGTTTCTGTACACTTTCTCTCTGAATGTCTTTGAATGGAAGTTTTGGCCCCTTCACTGTAGAATGCCTGTATTATAGGAGGAGGTCTTGTATATAACAGTTTCAGTGTTCATTATTGTAGATAAGAGGACTAGCAAATTTCTGAAATGTGAAGTGTAACCAGTTTGGTCATTTTGTCTCTGAAGTGACTCAAATgacaaaccaacacacacactctttggtCGTGTTATAAATGCATGTATACGTCTCTTTtaattcttttctctttttttctgtctctcttgcaTCAGATGTTCACCAAGTACATAAAGGTTGGCCTGCTTTTCTTGTAGACGTCTGTGGTTGTGTGAGCTGAATAGTAAACACGGAGGGGgatgtattttcttttgtctAAGTGGTGTGATCAACTCTAAACAGATGCAGATCTAACTCGCTATGCTAGCTGCTAACCCATTTGAACTTCAATAAATACTCTTTGCATACAGTCATATCGTGCATAATGAACATTTGATAACCCATGAAGTGATACCCACCAGCTGTCATTCAAATAATAAAGCATAGTATATATAAATCAAATGATCTAACCTACCCTATACTGAGATGTCCCTCTGATTCACTCACATTGCCAATCAGCCTCACAATGTTTCATTTGAACCCATTGTGTTGAttttacaacaaaacaaatcacgGCTTTGCTGTTTGTAAATGATACAACCACTGCTGACTGAGAGTGTTTATTTGCGCGAGGTACAATGCAGCATCCATTTCCATTATAATAGCTGAATAATtttagctttcttttttttaggtagAGCTGGTCTCTCACTTTGGCTACGAACATTTCTGTCCCCTCAGTCTCATAAGGTACGTAACATTCAGGCAATGTCATGTTTTTCTAACATGATTTGAATATTTTAAGCTGTTTTACAAAGAAGGTGCGAAACATTAATATGGAACATGAAAGTAAAAGCAACATGTAGGTATTGCTATGGACGTGTCATGTTCTTATCGTTatactttttattgttttgtgttgtatgtCTTTTTTAGTTGATCATTTAAACAATAGCTTACAACAGGCCttgctacagtatattgtattattttcgCTGGTCTGTGCACAGTCTTCATTTTCTAACCACACGGATAGGCGGAAATCATGCTGAAACTATGCTGTAGAAGAGTGGGTAACCCAGAgtttgaaaaatgaagccaatgccttaaacttgcattctttctaatagccagcagggggcgactcctctggttgccacaagaagtctgattgtatagaagtctatgagaaaatgactctacttctcacttgatttattacctcagtaaacattgtaaacatgagtttatggtctcaatcgctagtttaaagtctttttcaatacagcatgatgttcatttagtaaattatggtcccatttagagtaaaataaacgataaagcagagtatgctttagggcgtggctaccttgtgattgagaggtcgctaccacggcgttgtccggtcttggagttgtccgtggtttcgtcttacaactttaaccctttcacagtgtgctttcagttcatgaaagttaattataactttttggtcgcctaaaaaatgtcttattcagcgttcggctgTATTTAGCTCACAACCTCACAAAGctcacttctgattgcaaaaaaacaaaatgctgaactcgaggcttgaaaacggcagttcacaaaccaatggggtgacgtcatggtgactacgtccacttcttatatacagtctattatgttgagagccatgcggagcTCCCAATcacacatttagcacctttagtgtgttttcaaAATGATAGCTTGTTGCATACTGCATGAGCTCTAGAGGGTGTCAAGTGATATTATGTAATATTTGGCATGTGTTCATGGTCAGCTCACCCTTTACCCCAGCCCTTACCACACTATCAAACCTTTGGTGGGAGTAAGGAGAGCTAATGCACATGTTAGCAGCTGTTCTGGCTGAAGCATTTGCACCAAAGAGGTGCCAGAAATTGAAACGGTTCAGGAAAAGGACCAGCTGTTGGAGGACTCTCCTATACTGTatgacctgtgtgtgttgtgggctTTTAGCATAGCTCTCTGCCTCCTACAGGCTGTCAAAGACTTGATAATGGATCACTTCTAAGTGGCTAGATAACACAGATTAGATTTCACTGTTACATGAGCTCGGTTAGAATCATTTCAATGCACCTTTTTTTGCCAGGGTGTTTGGGACGAGCATGGTTGAAGAGTACGAGGAGATAGCTGATCCCGCAGAAAGGCCAGATGATCAGGACGATGAGTTGGGTAAGAACTCAGAAGAATCATATATTTAATACAGTTGGACATTTTCACAGCGTGCAATACACACTAACCGATTTGGTACAGTTTGTATCCCTTGTGAGGATAATATAACAAACTTGTCGCACTGAAATTACcccattcatgtgtgtgtttaggcaTTATGTTTATGGTCACTGCACCAAAATCAACAGTCATATTTATCATTGTCCTTTTAATATTTTGTCATGAGATTGATGTGTGTCATTAAGTGTGCTGCTCCTTACAGATTATCCTCCTGGATATACACCCGCTGAAGTCAAGTTATCCAAGAATCTGATTGGATCAGCAAAGGGTAAGTATAGACCGTTTCAACTGAATTGCATTGCTAGTTAACAGCTTGGGTCTCTGTTTACTTCCTATCAGCTTACAGTatgtcattcacattcacataggCTGAGTacaaaatcgcatactatgcactaaaTACTCAacatgtgtactatcgttcaacctacttttgtgtgaataaacagtagtatgcctctttttggacgcactgaactgtaattacCACGTCAGTTCcagagagcctccttgccggttggagacgcgtaaccatggtaacatgCACCAACCTCGTGTGACCAAAACGATGATTTGTGAGgataaagtctgaactaatatAAAGACTATAGTAGACTAGCAAAAtggaatcttatacttacacttaaattgaagggTTATTGAAAGAGCAGTCCGTCATTGTCTGTTATAAACGTTGTCGTTGCTATGGCATTGCGTTGTGGAATATTTATGCCGGtgtagtgtccagtgtttgcatactgtaatatttcattggaaatagtatgcaatttgcatacttttggtttcatactaaggttctGGACATACTAACAAATCTCACATACAGTTTTAGCGCACTAAATAGCacgttagtatggaatttcggatgcaaccatacactgcaacaggaaataaactgggatatATTTGGAATGTTTACGTGTACAACTGTGAAATGACCTATAGCCAACACAGATTTCTACTGCAAGAAGAGATGACTACAATGATCCCAAAACCTGgattactgtattaatttgttACTCTGGTGTTTACATTGTCTCTTCAGATGTCATTTTGAACATGGTAAATAACATTGCTGTCAATGTTCTCGGCGGAGGTGAGGAGATGCAAGGTACGACCAACACAATCAGCTTGACATTTCTGCCCAGTAGCTCTCATAACCTTCGCTTTTTGAAGGAGATACAGTCACTATTTTATTTCCCCAACTATTCAGTTGTTGACAATAGGCTAGcgatgacttttttaaattataattatttgtttctattatttACGTTTTGTAGGCAACCTTTCATCACAGGACGTGAACATATCTGAGCCACCACCGAAACTTGAAACCACCTCTAAAACTACCACTACGGACCTCACTTCAGTGTGAGTACATGTCTTATAACATCTTTCATAATTGTAAATTCATCTTCAACAAACCTTAAAAAgatggtttgggtgttttgaagtggggttgtattagTTCCTCATATCTGGAGAACTGCTTTTCCATTAACCAGTGCTTTGTGAAATAAAGGATAAGGTTGCTCCACATGCTCTTTAGATATTTTTAAATGAGCTTACAGTGCTTTTTTGTCTTTCATGGCTGTTGTATTGTGCCCCTCCTTTACTGTATTTACTATGTACTATATTGTCCTTCTATTTCTCTAGTCCAGACACTGAAGTGGAAGAGGTTTTACCAGACCCCGATATCCCTGCAACTGTATCCCCGTCCTCAGAGATCTCTGAGTCAGAGTCACCTACTACTGATTCAAGCAATCAAGAGCTCCCCCCAGTGGAGGAAAATATTATCATTCCTTTAGAGAAAGATCAGGAAGAACATATCAGCTCTACAATCACCCTTTtgggaaaggaggaggagttggatgaagaaaaagagaaaatgaatcaCCATGAGCGACAACAAGAAATCCAAAACTACTGTTCACTGCTTACTTCGTTTTCTTCCTCTTGTTCTTGCGCTGCTTCCCTCCAGGAGTATCTCCATCGGCAGTGTTCAGCCCTGCTGTCCAAAAAAAGGAAGTGCCAAACTATGAATAGAAAGCAAATGATTCCTCCCATCCAAACACCCGCTTGGCAACTACCGCTGTCCCCCTCTGCTTGCCCTGAACCTCAGCAGCACCACAGCGAGGTACATCAGCCCCATGAACAAGAACAAGCTTCTGAACAGGAGCCAGAGAGCGGAGCCAGCTCGTCGGAAACGCCACCGCCTCCAGGGAGCACAGTAGATACAGAGTCTATGTCCGAACCTCCTCTGCTGGAGCCCAGTCAGACCTCGAACCTCCCCACACCCAGCGCCACGGACTCATCTTCTGCCAAACCTACCCCTATTGTGGACACACCGCAGCTGTCTTCTGAGGAACCAGCGAGGGAGCTAAAGCCAGAAAAGAGCCAGGACGTGCTGGCTGAAGAGAAGCACATTGAGCCTTCAGCCTCTCTCAGTAGCTCCAGCGTCGGCACAACAGTGGACGAGGCCTCAGTGGCACCAACAGAAGAGAAGTCTGACATTGAGGTTTCTAAATCAGAGATAGACGCCCCCATCCAAACCCCAGATAAAATGGATGTATCCCAAGTTCTCCACCCCGCCACCTCCCCTCATTTAGACCCTGACGCACCAGCTGTACCTGAAAGCGGCACTACTTCCGCTGAAGTGTCCCACCCTGCTCCAGACACCTTTACAGAACTCGAGCCCTCTGGTGATCCCTCGACCATCACAGAAACTAAAACGGAGGATTTCGCGGATGACATCTCCACATCGTTAGGTGGCAAGCCTTCCTCTCCTATTTCGCCGTCCCTCTCAGACATCTACGCAGAGCCCCCCAACGACACGGAGCAGAACGGGAACCCGGTGCACGGCTCCGGCCAGAAGGAGTCTGTGTTCATGAGGCTCAACAACCGCATCAAGGCCCTGGAGATAAACATGTCGCTCAGCGGACGCTACCTGGAGCAGCTGAGCCAGAGGTGAGAAACGGGGACACACACCAGTGCTACAGAAGGGCAGAGTATGGTCGTCGAGTAGAGGCTGATATTAAGTCTTCTTCTATGTTTTGATTCAAGGTATCGGAAGCAGatggaggagatgcagaaggCTTTCAACAAAACCATCATTAAACTCCAGAACACCTCTAGAATAGCGGAGGAGCAGGTGAGCAATGAAAgggcacaaaatcaatttattaTATTGATTAAAAATGCAATTGAAAGTCTTGCTAGGCGGAGTACAAAATTGCCACAGTCAGATGTGTTTTTCCCAAAGCTTTCTGCTTTAGGCACGGAGCAGAacgtactgtacttaagtaaagtagaagtatgTGAAAAttatacttgagtattttcattttatgctactcTACActtccactacattttggaggtaaatattgtactttttactccactacatttacttgacagcattttattaatacaaattttaaataaactaatacagtctgatatattattatagattaagctacccaACACTATATtaagtaattaaaattagctccaccttcaccagctacaacattaaagtgatgaacacattcatGCATCCATAATTATAatctgttaatataatatatatgattctgcataatgagtacttttacttttggtactctaagtatattttgattcaaattttgttttacttttactcaagtaagattttaaatgcaggaatTTTACCTGTAGgaaagtatttctacactggtattactacttttacttaagtcaaaGATCTTTGTACTTCTTCCACGACTGCAAATGACTATAATATGAAAAGGGTCACTCGTAATAACAAactcacagaaaaaaacaacattgtacCTTCAATGATTTATTCATAATACCTTTTACACATACTATTTCAAtgatgtgattgtgtgtgtgtgtttgctgaatTTGTTGTCTTTGTTGTCTTTGTTGTCCTCCCGTAGGACCAACGTCAGACTGAGTCCATTCAGTTGCTGCAGGGCCAGCTGGAAAATGTGACTCAGCTGGTTCTCAACCTGTCTGTCAGAGTCAGCCAGCTGCAGAACGAGGTAGATACAACAACGCTGCAGGCACAGAGCCTTCATCTGTAATCAGGAGGTTTTTTTCAGCCTGATATCAAACAGAGTAAATTTAGTCTTTTCCTGGGACCAAGTCATTAGGATGACACACGGGTCCTGACCAGGCTCAGGGAGTAACGGAACGGCGTTACGTaattagaatacaaaaaaaaagtgactgtATTCTattaaagttacagaaaaaaaagacctaATATCCACCCCTAGTAATTAGTAATATCggtatacatttttaaagtcaAAGTAAACATCTTTAAGGCTACTAAATGCGTTGACATTTTACTGATTCAACTTCTGAAATACATGTCTGAATGTGTACCTATGGAATTGTTTCAGTTTTCTTCActgtatttttctctctcatttgtCACATCAGACATTGTCGCTGTTTTGCTAATGATATAATCGCTGGTCTGTCTCCTACTGTAGGTGTCAGACAGGCAGAACTACCTGCTGCTATCTCTActgttgtgtctgtgtctcgGCCTGCTGCTGTGCGCCAACCACTGCCGCATCTCCTCTGTTCCTCCAACCACGGACCCAGAGCCACCCATGCCTAAGAGCTACGCCTACTGCTGTCCTGAAAGGTAGCACGACAATCGTACAGTTTTACTTTCTGttgaaaaatacatataatGACAAATCTTAATAACAAGATTCAGTAGAGTAAAATTGAAATGCTCAGATCTATCTTTACATACATGGTGGCACAGAAAAAGCTCTTGTGGAGAGGGTAAGTGTGAATAAGTGGCTTCTCCAAATGGGCTATAACAGCTAATGGGCAGAGGTTACTGTGCCTTGAACGGCTTCTACTAATTAAGCCAGTTTATTGATACGATTAATCATCAGGAGCATCGCAGCTGGAATCTTAGGCGATGACACAGTCGTGACTCATGTCTTAATAAAGGAGCTACATGCAGTCTTTTTCCTCAACCATTACTGTTACCCTAATAGGCAGTTCTCTTCCTGTGATGAGACGGGCTTGAAGAGGAGTGCATCCTATCCACTCATACACTCACTCGCCAACACTGACGGTACGTTTCCACTACATAAGTGCTATCACGGTAATAATGTTAATCAGTTTCAAATATATCttgaataattaatcaatcCACATTTGAACCATTCCTGATCTTGGTGGAAATTAACCTCAATTGTTTGGCTCACAGGCCCAGAAATGCTGCACTCAGAGGAGAGTCTTTGTCCAGCTAACAGAAAGGTGTGTAAGGATGCATTTATCGCAGTGCAGTTTGAAATACTGATTGTGACTGATTAACAGTTACCTTTTCCCCACACAGAAGAGACGCCGTAAGATGAAACCCATGGAGAAAGTGGAGACTCTGAAAGCCTCTTTTCACGCTGCTCCAGAACTGTGTAACGGAGCTGTTGTGTGTAATGGCGTACTTATCACCACAAACCCTACACCCTTTGCAAAAAGGTTACTCCAACCTATGTTTAGAGACTCGCCGTCAGAGGGGAGCTCGGAGGGATCTTCGCATTCAGATGACCCCTCCTTCTGTGGCATCACCACAGCTTGCAACCGGATCTGCGACGGGCTCCCTCTACCCAAGACACGGGCGGAGAAACGGGCTTTAAGACGCAGGCGTCCGAAGCCCAGCTGCACGGTGGTGGACTTGCTTCAGGTCCCACGGAGGGACAGGAGCCAACCACTGCCCATCTCTACCATACCGGACATCATGAACAAGAAAACGGAGCAAAGCTCTGGGACCTTTGGGGTAAATGTTGCCCTCTCGGGTCCTGTTTGACAGGAATCCTTCTCTCACTGACTGCTTAACTCTTTCCAAAAGAGGATGGATGTTAATTTCTGTAGCCACAGGCAGCTTTAAGCTTCGATATGTGACAATCccttcactctttttttttttctgttcatgtTCTCGTCAGatgtttatatttgttataCTTCAAATCAAAGAAATGTCTTCCCAGCTTTCCATTAAagcttttctcttttgtttggAAATATTGACTGTGACTACTGACCCTACACACTAACAAAATGATTCAATCAAGTTTTATTGTCCACATGCTGCACACTGACcctgtaaatggtaaatggacttgcatttatatagcgcttttctagtcttccgatcACTCAAAGCACTGTAAACAACATCTATATTGTGAagaaattattgtttttcaaaAATCTATCTGTCCCTTATTTCATAAAAAGTCAGATCTGACCTCTACAGTATGTAAACCTGATGTCAGGACATTGTCTCAAATATTCAAGAACAAGTACAAAGAGTTTTTCCTGTAGTCAGTTCACCTTCGAATTAAAAGCCCAGAAACTgttactttaaatgtatttgggGTGTAAAGCACAGAAGAC is part of the Sebastes umbrosus isolate fSebUmb1 chromosome 12, fSebUmb1.pri, whole genome shotgun sequence genome and encodes:
- the LOC119498596 gene encoding SUN domain-containing ossification factor-like isoform X1 — protein: MKMTPLLLWRVVSVWLLCVAVVCRYRSCYVGCTESHQEAQGPVSSQDVGSEEESGETIHHQKVEESTVLPALSENEQLIEDERQKYELATQEVDKKQYLEEAFEVEEPAVEEELEADKGIPQPEPEPEQSSENQHPETSITPDQDSLLPSSDTVSEFAAELEDNSNILNLEDNIPYSVLDDTADVAAPEVIDSNLPPADFEEEEEEEENNPYDNESNPPIVLENTSNVHTAGTKTLADLPLTSQTEPGTQHLEANGSHMLKEQDRSSPVPTGPDTSVNTKDPEDIPTFDEWTRKMIEVENEKTQSTHTSNNGAPPTVKKVQKNFNNYASVECGAKILGANPEAKSTSAILKENMDLYMLNPCSNKIWFIIELCEPIQVKQLDIANFELFSSTPKDFLVSISDRYPTNKWLKLGTFHARDERTVQSFPLDEHLYAKYVKMFTKYIKVELVSHFGYEHFCPLSLIRVFGTSMVEEYEEIADPAERPDDQDDELDYPPGYTPAEVKLSKNLIGSAKDVILNMVNNIAVNVLGGGEEMQGNLSSQDVNISEPPPKLETTSKTTTTDLTSVPDTEVEEVLPDPDIPATVSPSSEISESESPTTDSSNQELPPVEENIIIPLEKDQEEHISSTITLLGKEEELDEEKEKMNHHERQQEIQNYCSLLTSFSSSCSCAASLQEYLHRQCSALLSKKRKCQTMNRKQMIPPIQTPAWQLPLSPSACPEPQQHHSEVHQPHEQEQASEQEPESGASSSETPPPPGSTVDTESMSEPPLLEPSQTSNLPTPSATDSSSAKPTPIVDTPQLSSEEPARELKPEKSQDVLAEEKHIEPSASLSSSSVGTTVDEASVAPTEEKSDIEVSKSEIDAPIQTPDKMDVSQVLHPATSPHLDPDAPAVPESGTTSAEVSHPAPDTFTELEPSGDPSTITETKTEDFADDISTSLGGKPSSPISPSLSDIYAEPPNDTEQNGNPVHGSGQKESVFMRLNNRIKALEINMSLSGRYLEQLSQRYRKQMEEMQKAFNKTIIKLQNTSRIAEEQDQRQTESIQLLQGQLENVTQLVLNLSVRVSQLQNEVSDRQNYLLLSLLLCLCLGLLLCANHCRISSVPPTTDPEPPMPKSYAYCCPERQFSSCDETGLKRSASYPLIHSLANTDGPEMLHSEESLCPANRKKRRRKMKPMEKVETLKASFHAAPELCNGAVVCNGVLITTNPTPFAKRLLQPMFRDSPSEGSSEGSSHSDDPSFCGITTACNRICDGLPLPKTRAEKRALRRRRPKPSCTVVDLLQVPRRDRSQPLPISTIPDIMNKKTEQSSGTFGVNVALSGPV